A genomic segment from Streptomyces sp. NBC_01233 encodes:
- a CDS encoding type Z 30S ribosomal protein S14 — MAKKALIAKAARKPKFGVRAYTRCQRCGRPHSVYRKFGLCRVCLREMAHRGELPGVTKSSW, encoded by the coding sequence ATGGCGAAGAAGGCTCTCATCGCGAAGGCTGCCCGCAAGCCCAAGTTCGGTGTGCGTGCGTACACCCGCTGCCAGCGCTGCGGTCGCCCCCACTCCGTGTACCGCAAGTTCGGCCTGTGCCGCGTCTGCCTTCGTGAGATGGCTCACCGTGGCGAGCTGCCGGGCGTGACCAAGAGCTCCTGGTAA
- the rpsJ gene encoding 30S ribosomal protein S10: MAGQKIRIRLKAYDHEVIDSSAKKIVETVTRTGASVAGPVPLPTEKNVYCVIKSPHKYKDSREHFEMRTHKRLIDILDPTPKTVDSLMRLDLPAGVDIEIKL; this comes from the coding sequence ATGGCGGGACAGAAGATCCGCATCCGGCTCAAGGCCTACGACCACGAGGTCATCGATTCCTCGGCGAAGAAGATCGTCGAGACGGTGACGCGCACTGGTGCGTCGGTCGCGGGCCCGGTGCCGCTGCCCACTGAGAAGAACGTGTACTGCGTCATCAAGTCGCCGCACAAGTACAAGGACTCGCGCGAGCACTTCGAGATGCGCACGCACAAGCGCCTGATCGACATCCTCGACCCGACCCCCAAGACCGTTGACTCGCTGATGCGCCTGGACCTTCCGGCCGGCGTTGACATCGAGATCAAGCTCTGA
- the rplN gene encoding 50S ribosomal protein L14, with the protein MIQQESRLRIADNTGAKEILCIRVLGGSGRRYAGIGDVIVATVKDAIPGGNVKKGDVVKAVIVRTVKERRRQDGSYIRFDENAAVILKNDGDPRGTRIFGPVGRELREKKFMKIISLAPEVL; encoded by the coding sequence GTGATCCAGCAGGAGTCGCGACTGCGTATCGCCGACAACACTGGTGCCAAGGAAATCCTTTGCATCCGTGTTCTCGGTGGTTCCGGTCGCCGCTACGCGGGCATCGGTGACGTCATCGTCGCCACCGTCAAGGACGCGATCCCCGGTGGCAACGTGAAGAAGGGTGACGTCGTCAAGGCGGTCATCGTTCGCACCGTCAAGGAGCGTCGCCGTCAGGACGGCTCGTACATCCGCTTTGACGAGAACGCCGCCGTCATTCTGAAGAACGACGGCGACCCTCGCGGCACCCGTATCTTCGGCCCGGTGGGCCGTGAGCTGCGCGAGAAGAAGTTCATGAAGATCATCTCGCTCGCGCCGGAGGTGCTGTAA
- the rplE gene encoding 50S ribosomal protein L5 translates to MATTPRLKTKYREDIAGKLREEFSYENVMQIPGLVKIVVNMGVGDAARDSKLIDGAIKDLTTITGQKPAVTKARKSIAQFKLREGQPIGCHVTLRGDRMWEFLDRTLSLALPRIRDFRGLSPKQFDGRGNYTFGLTEQVMFHEIDQDKIDRTRGMDITVVTTATNDDEGRALLRHLGFPFKEA, encoded by the coding sequence ATGGCTACCACTCCGCGTCTCAAGACGAAGTACCGCGAGGACATCGCGGGCAAGCTGCGTGAGGAGTTCTCGTACGAGAACGTCATGCAGATCCCCGGTCTCGTGAAGATCGTGGTCAACATGGGTGTGGGCGACGCCGCCCGCGACTCCAAGCTGATCGACGGCGCCATCAAGGACCTGACGACGATCACCGGTCAGAAGCCGGCCGTCACGAAGGCCCGGAAGTCCATCGCGCAGTTCAAGCTGCGCGAGGGTCAGCCGATCGGCTGCCACGTCACCCTCCGTGGTGACCGCATGTGGGAGTTCCTGGACCGTACGCTGTCGCTCGCGCTGCCGCGTATCCGTGACTTCCGTGGTCTGTCGCCGAAGCAGTTCGACGGCCGTGGCAACTACACCTTCGGTCTCACGGAGCAGGTCATGTTCCACGAGATCGACCAGGACAAGATCGACCGTACCCGGGGTATGGACATCACCGTGGTCACCACGGCGACCAACGACGACGAGGGCCGCGCCCTCCTTCGTCACCTCGGCTTCCCCTTCAAGGAGGCGTAA
- the rpsH gene encoding 30S ribosomal protein S8, whose translation MTMTDPIADMLTRLRNANSAYHDTVVMPHSKIKSHIAEILKQEGFITGWKVEDAEVGKNLVLELKFGPNRERSIAGIKRISKPGLRVYAKSTNLPKVLGGLGVAIISTSHGLLTGQQAGKKGVGGEVLAYVW comes from the coding sequence ATGACCATGACTGACCCGATCGCAGACATGCTCACGCGTCTGCGTAACGCTAACTCGGCGTACCACGACACCGTCGTGATGCCGCACAGCAAGATCAAGTCGCACATCGCAGAGATCCTCAAGCAGGAGGGTTTCATCACCGGCTGGAAGGTCGAGGACGCCGAGGTCGGCAAGAACCTCGTCCTCGAGCTGAAGTTCGGGCCGAACCGCGAGCGCTCCATTGCGGGCATCAAGCGGATCTCGAAGCCCGGTCTGCGCGTGTACGCGAAGTCCACCAACCTGCCGAAGGTGCTCGGCGGCCTGGGCGTGGCGATCATCTCCACGTCCCACGGTCTCCTCACCGGCCAGCAGGCAGGCAAGAAGGGCGTAGGTGGGGAAGTCCTCGCCTACGTCTGGTAG
- the rplC gene encoding 50S ribosomal protein L3, whose amino-acid sequence MAKQIKGVLGEKLGMTQVWDENNRVVPVTVVKAGPCVVTQVRTNDIDGYESVQIAFGEIDPRKVNKPLKGHFAKADVTPRRHLVELRTSDASEYTLGQEITAEVFESGVKVDVTGNSKGKGFAGVMKRHNFRGLGAGHGVQRKHRSPGSIGGCATPGRVFKGMRMAGRMGNERVTTQNLTIHAVDAEKGLLLIKGAVPGPNGGLVLVRTAAKGA is encoded by the coding sequence ATGGCAAAGCAGATCAAGGGCGTCCTGGGCGAGAAGCTCGGCATGACCCAGGTCTGGGACGAGAACAACCGTGTCGTCCCGGTGACCGTGGTCAAGGCCGGACCCTGCGTCGTTACCCAGGTCCGTACGAACGACATCGACGGCTACGAGTCGGTCCAGATCGCCTTCGGCGAGATCGACCCGCGCAAGGTGAACAAGCCCCTCAAGGGCCACTTCGCCAAGGCCGACGTGACCCCCCGCCGCCACCTGGTGGAGCTCCGCACCTCCGACGCCAGCGAGTACACGCTCGGCCAGGAGATCACTGCTGAGGTGTTCGAGTCCGGCGTCAAGGTTGACGTCACGGGCAACAGCAAGGGCAAGGGCTTCGCCGGTGTCATGAAGCGGCACAACTTCCGGGGCCTCGGCGCCGGTCACGGTGTGCAGCGCAAGCACCGCTCCCCCGGTTCGATCGGTGGCTGCGCCACCCCTGGGCGTGTCTTCAAGGGCATGCGCATGGCCGGTCGCATGGGTAACGAGCGTGTCACCACCCAGAACCTGACCATCCACGCGGTTGACGCGGAGAAGGGTCTGCTCCTCATCAAGGGTGCGGTCCCCGGTCCGAACGGCGGCCTCGTCCTGGTCCGTACCGCGGCCAAGGGGGCTTGA
- the rpsS gene encoding 30S ribosomal protein S19, translated as MPRSLKKGPFVDDHLVKKVDVQNEAGTKNVIKTWSRRSMIIPSMLGHTIAVHNGKTHVPVFVTESMVGHKLGEFSPTRTFRGHVKDDRKSKRR; from the coding sequence ATGCCGCGCAGTCTCAAGAAGGGGCCCTTCGTCGACGACCACCTCGTAAAGAAGGTGGACGTCCAGAACGAAGCCGGCACCAAGAACGTCATCAAGACCTGGTCCCGTCGCTCGATGATCATCCCCAGCATGCTGGGTCACACCATCGCGGTGCACAACGGCAAGACCCACGTCCCGGTGTTCGTCACCGAGTCGATGGTCGGCCACAAGCTCGGCGAGTTCTCGCCGACTCGCACCTTCCGCGGCCACGTCAAGGACGACCGGAAGTCGAAGCGCCGCTAA
- the rplX gene encoding 50S ribosomal protein L24 → MKIKKGDLVQVITGKDKGKQGKVIVAFPADDRVLVEGVNRVKKHTKAAQNQAGGIVITEAPVHVSNVQLVVEKDGKKVVTRVGYRFDDEGNKIRVAKRTGEDI, encoded by the coding sequence ATGAAGATCAAGAAGGGCGACCTGGTTCAGGTCATCACCGGTAAGGACAAGGGCAAGCAGGGCAAGGTCATCGTCGCCTTCCCCGCCGACGACCGCGTCCTCGTCGAGGGTGTCAACCGGGTCAAGAAGCACACCAAGGCTGCGCAGAACCAGGCCGGTGGCATTGTGATCACCGAGGCCCCGGTCCACGTCAGCAACGTTCAGCTGGTTGTGGAGAAGGACGGCAAGAAGGTCGTCACCCGCGTCGGCTACCGCTTCGACGACGAGGGCAACAAGATCCGCGTTGCCAAGCGGACGGGTGAGGACATCTGA
- the rplB gene encoding 50S ribosomal protein L2 yields the protein MGIRKYKPTTPGRRGSSVADFVEITRSTPEKSLVRPLHSKGGRNNTGRITVRHQGGGHKRAYRVIDFRRHDKDGVPAKVAHIEYDPNRTARIALLHYADGEKRYIIAPRGLQQGDRIENGPTADIKPGNNLALRNIPVGTTIHAIELRPGGGAKFARSAGASVQLLAKEGVMAHLRMPSGEIRLVDARCRATVGEVGNAEQSNINWGKAGRMRWKGVRPSVRGVAMNPVDHPHGGGEGKTSGGRHPVSPWGQKEGRTRSPKKASSKYIVRRRKTNKKR from the coding sequence ATGGGTATCCGCAAGTACAAGCCGACGACCCCGGGCCGTCGTGGCTCCAGCGTCGCCGACTTTGTCGAGATCACGCGGTCCACGCCGGAGAAGTCGCTGGTCCGCCCCCTGCACAGCAAGGGCGGCCGTAACAACACCGGTCGGATCACGGTTCGACACCAGGGTGGCGGCCACAAGCGCGCCTACCGTGTGATCGACTTCCGTCGTCACGACAAGGACGGCGTGCCGGCCAAGGTCGCGCACATCGAGTACGACCCCAACCGCACCGCGCGCATCGCGCTGCTGCACTACGCCGACGGCGAGAAGCGCTACATCATCGCGCCGCGCGGTCTGCAGCAGGGTGACCGGATTGAGAACGGCCCGACGGCCGACATCAAGCCGGGCAACAACCTGGCGCTCCGCAACATCCCGGTCGGTACCACGATCCACGCGATCGAGCTCCGCCCCGGTGGCGGCGCCAAGTTCGCGCGTTCCGCTGGTGCCTCGGTGCAGCTGCTCGCGAAGGAGGGCGTCATGGCCCACCTCCGCATGCCGTCCGGCGAGATCCGTCTCGTCGACGCGCGCTGCCGCGCCACGGTCGGCGAGGTCGGCAACGCCGAGCAGTCGAACATCAACTGGGGCAAGGCCGGCCGCATGCGCTGGAAGGGCGTTCGCCCGTCCGTCCGCGGTGTCGCGATGAACCCGGTTGACCACCCGCACGGTGGTGGTGAGGGCAAGACCAGTGGTGGTCGCCACCCGGTCTCCCCGTGGGGTCAGAAGGAGGGTCGTACTCGCTCGCCGAAGAAGGCTTCGAGCAAGTACATCGTCCGCCGCCGCAAGACGAACAAGAAGCGCTAG
- the rpmC gene encoding 50S ribosomal protein L29, whose product MATGTKASELRELGNEELVGKLREAKEELFKLRFQAATGQLENNGRLKSVRKDIARIYTLMHERELGIETVESA is encoded by the coding sequence ATGGCGACGGGAACCAAGGCGTCCGAGCTGCGTGAGCTCGGCAACGAGGAGCTCGTTGGCAAGCTGCGCGAGGCCAAGGAGGAGCTGTTCAAGCTCCGCTTCCAGGCGGCCACGGGTCAGCTGGAGAACAACGGCCGGCTCAAGTCCGTCCGTAAGGACATCGCTCGCATCTACACCCTGATGCACGAGCGTGAGCTCGGTATCGAGACGGTGGAGAGCGCCTGA
- the rplW gene encoding 50S ribosomal protein L23, protein MSEATVTSKTFTDPRDLLIKPVVSEKSYALLDENKYTFIVAPGSNKTQIKQAVEAVFGVKVTGVNTINRQGKRKRTKTGFGKRADTKRAIVTLAEGDRIDIFGGQAS, encoded by the coding sequence ATGTCTGAGGCGACCGTTACCAGCAAGACCTTCACCGACCCGCGCGACCTGCTGATCAAGCCGGTTGTCTCGGAGAAGAGCTACGCGCTGCTGGACGAGAACAAGTACACGTTCATCGTCGCGCCCGGCTCCAACAAGACCCAGATCAAGCAGGCCGTCGAGGCGGTCTTCGGGGTCAAGGTCACCGGGGTCAACACGATCAACCGTCAGGGTAAGCGCAAGCGCACCAAGACCGGTTTCGGCAAGCGCGCTGACACCAAGCGCGCCATCGTGACCCTCGCTGAGGGCGACCGAATCGACATCTTCGGCGGCCAGGCCTCCTAA
- the rpsC gene encoding 30S ribosomal protein S3, producing MGQKVNPHGFRLGITTDFKSRWYADKLYKDYVKEDVAIRRMMTSGMERAGISKVEIERTRDRVRVDIHTARPGIVIGRRGAEADRIRGDLEKLTGKQVQLNILEVKNPELDAQLVAQAVAEQLSSRVSFRRAMRKSMQGTMKAGAKGIKIQCGGRLGGAEMSRSEFYREGRVPLHTLRANVDYGFFEAKTTFGRIGVKVWIYKGDVKNIAEVRAENAAARAGNRPARGAQGAGDRPAGRGGRGGERGGRGGRKPQQAAGAEAPKADAPAAAPAESTGTEA from the coding sequence ATGGGCCAGAAGGTAAACCCGCACGGGTTCCGGCTCGGCATCACCACCGACTTCAAGTCGCGTTGGTACGCCGACAAGCTGTACAAGGACTACGTCAAGGAAGACGTCGCCATCCGTCGGATGATGACGTCCGGCATGGAGCGCGCCGGCATCTCGAAGGTTGAGATCGAGCGCACCCGTGACCGCGTGCGTGTGGACATCCACACCGCTCGTCCGGGCATCGTCATCGGCCGCCGTGGCGCCGAGGCCGACCGCATCCGCGGTGACCTCGAGAAGCTCACGGGCAAGCAGGTCCAGCTGAACATCCTCGAGGTCAAGAACCCCGAGCTCGATGCCCAGCTGGTTGCCCAGGCCGTTGCCGAGCAGCTTTCCTCCCGCGTCTCCTTCCGTCGCGCCATGCGTAAGAGCATGCAGGGCACGATGAAGGCCGGAGCCAAGGGCATCAAGATCCAGTGTGGCGGCCGTCTCGGCGGCGCCGAGATGTCCCGCTCCGAGTTCTACCGCGAAGGCCGTGTGCCGCTGCACACCCTCCGCGCGAACGTGGACTACGGCTTCTTCGAGGCCAAGACCACCTTCGGCCGTATCGGTGTGAAGGTCTGGATCTACAAGGGCGACGTCAAGAACATCGCCGAGGTTCGCGCCGAGAACGCTGCGGCCCGTGCGGGTAACCGCCCGGCCCGTGGTGCTCAGGGCGCTGGCGACCGTCCCGCCGGCCGTGGTGGCCGTGGTGGCGAGCGCGGCGGCCGTGGTGGCCGCAAGCCGCAGCAGGCTGCTGGTGCCGAGGCCCCCAAGGCCGACGCTCCCGCCGCCGCTCCGGCCGAGAGCACCGGAACGGAGGCCTGA
- the rplD gene encoding 50S ribosomal protein L4, with product MSTIDILSPAGDKAGTVELPAEIFDAKTSVPLIHQVVVAQLAAARQGTHKTKRRGEVRGGGRKPYRQKGTGRARQGSTRAPQFVGGGVVHGPQPRDYSQRTPKKMKAAALRGALSDRARHSRIHVVTGVVEGAASTKAAKTLFGKISERKNLLLVVDRAEEAAWLSARNLPQVHILEPGQLNTYDVIVSDDVVFTQAAFESFVSGPKADETEGSDA from the coding sequence ATGAGCACCATTGACATCCTTTCGCCGGCAGGCGACAAGGCCGGTACCGTCGAGCTCCCCGCGGAGATCTTCGACGCGAAGACCAGCGTTCCGCTGATCCACCAGGTCGTTGTCGCTCAGCTGGCTGCTGCCCGTCAGGGCACGCACAAGACCAAGCGTCGTGGCGAAGTCCGTGGTGGTGGCCGCAAGCCGTACCGCCAGAAGGGCACCGGCCGCGCGCGCCAGGGTTCGACCCGCGCTCCGCAGTTCGTCGGCGGTGGCGTCGTCCACGGCCCGCAGCCGCGTGACTACTCCCAGCGGACCCCCAAGAAGATGAAGGCCGCCGCCCTCCGCGGTGCCCTCTCGGACCGTGCGCGTCACTCCCGCATCCACGTCGTCACCGGCGTGGTCGAGGGTGCCGCCTCCACGAAGGCCGCCAAGACGCTGTTCGGCAAGATCTCGGAGCGCAAGAACCTGCTCCTGGTCGTCGACCGTGCCGAAGAGGCCGCGTGGCTGTCCGCCCGCAACCTGCCCCAGGTTCACATCCTGGAGCCGGGCCAGCTGAACACGTACGACGTGATCGTCTCTGACGACGTGGTCTTCACCCAGGCCGCTTTCGAGTCCTTCGTGTCTGGCCCCAAGGCCGATGAGACCGAAGGGAGCGACGCCTGA
- the rpsQ gene encoding 30S ribosomal protein S17, which produces MSENNVTEKTERGFRKTREGLVVSDKMDKTVVVAVEDRVKHALYGKVIRRTNKLKAHDEQNAAGVGDRVLIMETRPLSASKRWRIVEILEKAK; this is translated from the coding sequence ATGAGCGAGAACAACGTGACTGAGAAGACCGAGCGCGGATTCCGCAAGACCCGTGAGGGTCTGGTCGTCAGCGACAAGATGGACAAGACCGTCGTCGTCGCCGTCGAGGACCGCGTGAAGCACGCCCTGTACGGCAAGGTCATCCGCCGTACGAACAAGCTCAAGGCGCACGACGAGCAGAACGCTGCCGGCGTCGGCGACCGCGTCCTCATCATGGAGACGCGTCCGCTGTCGGCGAGCAAGCGCTGGCGCATCGTCGAGATCCTCGAGAAGGCCAAGTAA
- the rplF gene encoding 50S ribosomal protein L6 — protein MSRIGKLPIQVPAGVDVTIDGSTVAVKGPKGSLSHTVKAPIAVVKGEDGVLNVTRPNDERQNKALHGLSRTLVANMITGVTTGYVKALEISGVGYRVLAKGSDLEFQLGYSHPILVEAPEGISFKVESPTKFSVEGIDKQKVGEVAANIRKLRKPDPYKAKGVKYAGEVIRRKVGKAGK, from the coding sequence ATGTCGCGAATCGGCAAGCTCCCCATCCAGGTTCCCGCCGGTGTGGACGTCACCATCGATGGCAGCACGGTTGCGGTGAAGGGTCCCAAGGGTTCCCTTTCCCACACCGTCAAGGCTCCCATCGCCGTCGTTAAGGGCGAGGACGGCGTTCTGAACGTCACCCGTCCGAACGACGAGCGTCAGAACAAGGCCCTGCACGGCCTGTCCCGCACGCTGGTGGCGAACATGATCACCGGTGTGACCACGGGATACGTCAAGGCTCTCGAGATCAGCGGTGTCGGTTACCGTGTCCTGGCGAAGGGCTCCGACCTGGAGTTCCAGCTGGGTTACAGCCACCCGATCCTGGTGGAGGCGCCCGAGGGCATCTCCTTCAAGGTCGAGTCGCCGACCAAGTTCTCGGTCGAGGGCATCGACAAGCAGAAGGTCGGCGAGGTCGCCGCCAACATCCGCAAGCTGCGGAAGCCCGACCCGTACAAGGCCAAGGGTGTCAAGTACGCCGGCGAAGTCATCCGCCGCAAGGTCGGAAAGGCTGGTAAGTAG
- the rplV gene encoding 50S ribosomal protein L22, which translates to MEARAQARYIRVTPMKARRVVDLIRGMDATEAQAVLRFAPQAASVPVGKVLDSAIANAAHNYNHPDASTLVISEAFVDEGPTLKRFRPRAQGRAYRIRKRTSHITVVVSSKEGSR; encoded by the coding sequence ATGGAAGCCAGGGCCCAGGCGCGGTACATCCGCGTCACGCCCATGAAGGCCCGCCGAGTGGTGGACCTTATCCGTGGCATGGATGCCACGGAGGCTCAGGCGGTCCTGCGTTTCGCCCCGCAGGCCGCGAGCGTGCCGGTTGGCAAGGTGCTGGACAGCGCCATTGCCAATGCCGCACACAACTACAACCACCCGGACGCCTCCACGCTGGTCATCAGCGAGGCGTTCGTGGACGAGGGCCCGACCCTGAAGCGGTTCCGTCCGCGTGCGCAGGGCCGTGCCTACCGGATCCGCAAGCGGACCAGCCACATCACCGTGGTCGTCAGCAGCAAGGAAGGTTCCCGGTAA
- a CDS encoding peptidoglycan recognition protein family protein, whose protein sequence is MRGTALAAALGVVAVLGIQGIASGTGSSDGGEVSPYSTRAREKGPVEGELHRLALKPKGRGEAVLSQQGTEPFGLLGVSWSDPEAEVKGKIEARTRDADTGKWSKWVELEQAESGLDGKRPGLRGATEPVWVGPSDGAEVRVSGGAELPAGMELNLVDPGAGGAKAKKKGNLGLGPAAFALPADDPVPVPATPPTTPGPESTAPRPDVVSRVQWGADESLNNEGPIYLAGAKIKAVFVHHTAATTPYECSESAAIVRSIHKYHVEIEKWRDLGYNFLVDKCGTVFEGRQGGVDQPVQGAHTYGWNSESTSVSILGDYTNAGASPAALEAVSKVAAYKLGQYDGDMNGTATLTAGATQKNFFGKSYTEKQTYEFKSLSGHRDGFNTQCPGNSLYPQLEALRQTGPAAQLKLASVNGAPAVPGATYPGGAALTVDWSTSTASGALNKFELLVDGEAAAVTDAAARKATAVVTNGKHEVRVRATAANGKVSTSLAVTVEADVKGAKFVPLAPKRLMDTRTGLGVRSGPVGTAGVVTLPVAAATGGTPTAVVLNVTATNPTQPSFVSVYPSGTTRSSASNLNFTPGQTIPNLVVVPVINGSVSFYNNQGNVDLIADITGYFTSEGEGATQTNFGPKRLMDTRTGLGVPAGPVGTAGVVTLPVAGVDGIPATGVKAVVLNVTATNPTQPSFVSVFPSGTTRSSASNLNFTPGQTIPNLVVVPVVDGKVSFYNNQGNVDLIADITGYFSDGAEGAVHANFGPKRLMDTRTGLGVRQGPVTGGGVVTLPVAGVGGIPATGIKAVVLNVTATNPTEASFVSVFPSGTTRSSASNLNVTAGLTIPNLVVVPVVDGKVSFYNNSGSVDLIADITGYFS, encoded by the coding sequence GTGCGCGGGACGGCTCTGGCCGCCGCGCTCGGGGTCGTTGCAGTGCTCGGCATCCAGGGCATCGCCAGCGGAACGGGTTCCTCCGACGGGGGAGAGGTATCGCCCTACAGCACCCGCGCCCGCGAGAAGGGTCCGGTCGAGGGCGAGCTGCACCGGCTCGCGCTGAAGCCCAAGGGCAGGGGCGAGGCCGTCCTCTCCCAGCAGGGCACGGAACCCTTCGGGCTCCTCGGCGTCTCCTGGAGCGACCCCGAGGCCGAGGTCAAGGGGAAGATCGAGGCCCGCACCCGCGACGCCGACACCGGCAAGTGGTCGAAGTGGGTCGAGCTGGAGCAGGCCGAGTCCGGCCTCGACGGCAAGCGCCCCGGGCTGCGCGGAGCCACCGAGCCGGTCTGGGTCGGTCCGTCCGACGGCGCCGAGGTGCGGGTGTCCGGCGGCGCCGAGCTGCCCGCCGGCATGGAACTGAACCTGGTGGACCCGGGTGCCGGCGGCGCGAAGGCCAAGAAGAAGGGCAACCTGGGCCTCGGTCCGGCTGCCTTCGCCCTTCCCGCGGACGACCCCGTGCCGGTCCCGGCGACCCCGCCGACCACGCCGGGACCGGAGTCGACCGCCCCGCGGCCGGACGTGGTCTCGCGCGTGCAGTGGGGCGCGGACGAGTCCCTGAACAACGAGGGCCCGATCTACCTCGCCGGAGCGAAGATCAAGGCGGTCTTCGTCCACCACACCGCCGCCACCACGCCGTACGAGTGCTCCGAGTCCGCTGCCATCGTCCGGAGCATCCACAAGTACCACGTGGAGATCGAGAAGTGGCGCGACCTCGGCTACAACTTCCTCGTCGACAAGTGCGGCACGGTCTTCGAAGGCCGTCAGGGCGGTGTGGACCAGCCCGTCCAGGGCGCGCACACCTACGGCTGGAACTCCGAGTCGACGAGCGTCTCGATCCTCGGTGACTACACGAACGCGGGGGCCTCGCCCGCCGCGCTCGAAGCCGTCTCCAAGGTCGCCGCGTACAAGCTCGGCCAGTACGACGGCGACATGAACGGCACGGCGACGCTGACCGCCGGCGCCACCCAGAAGAACTTCTTCGGCAAGAGCTACACCGAGAAGCAGACTTACGAGTTCAAGTCGCTCTCGGGCCACCGGGACGGCTTCAACACCCAGTGCCCGGGCAACTCCCTCTACCCGCAGCTGGAGGCGCTCCGCCAGACGGGCCCCGCGGCCCAGCTGAAGCTCGCCTCGGTGAACGGGGCGCCGGCCGTGCCGGGCGCCACCTACCCCGGCGGCGCGGCCCTGACGGTCGACTGGAGCACCAGCACGGCCAGTGGCGCGCTGAACAAGTTCGAGCTGCTGGTGGACGGTGAGGCCGCCGCCGTCACCGACGCCGCCGCCCGCAAGGCGACCGCGGTCGTGACCAACGGCAAGCACGAGGTCCGGGTCCGCGCGACCGCCGCGAACGGCAAGGTCTCCACGAGCCTCGCGGTCACCGTCGAAGCGGACGTCAAGGGCGCCAAGTTCGTCCCCCTCGCGCCGAAGCGCCTGATGGACACCCGTACCGGCCTGGGCGTCCGCTCCGGCCCCGTGGGTACCGCCGGCGTGGTCACCCTGCCGGTGGCCGCCGCCACCGGTGGCACGCCCACCGCGGTGGTGCTGAACGTGACGGCGACCAACCCGACGCAGCCGAGCTTCGTGTCGGTGTACCCGAGCGGGACGACCCGCTCCAGTGCCTCGAACCTGAACTTCACCCCGGGCCAGACGATCCCCAACCTGGTGGTCGTGCCGGTCATCAACGGGAGCGTCAGCTTCTACAACAACCAGGGCAACGTCGACCTGATCGCGGACATCACCGGCTACTTCACCTCCGAGGGTGAGGGCGCCACGCAGACCAACTTCGGCCCGAAGCGGCTGATGGACACCCGTACCGGCCTGGGCGTTCCGGCCGGCCCGGTCGGCACCGCCGGCGTGGTCACCCTGCCCGTGGCGGGCGTCGACGGCATCCCGGCCACCGGCGTCAAGGCCGTGGTGCTGAACGTGACGGCGACCAACCCGACGCAGCCGAGCTTCGTGTCGGTCTTCCCGAGCGGGACCACGCGCTCCAGTGCCTCGAACCTGAACTTCACCCCGGGCCAGACGATCCCCAACCTGGTGGTCGTCCCGGTGGTGGACGGGAAGGTCAGCTTCTACAACAACCAGGGCAACGTCGACCTGATCGCGGACATCACCGGCTACTTCTCGGACGGTGCCGAGGGCGCCGTGCACGCGAACTTCGGCCCGAAGCGCCTGATGGACACCCGCACGGGCCTCGGCGTCCGGCAGGGCCCGGTCACCGGGGGCGGCGTGGTCACGCTGCCCGTGGCGGGCGTCGGCGGCATCCCGGCCACCGGGATCAAGGCCGTGGTGCTGAACGTGACGGCGACCAACCCGACCGAGGCGAGCTTCGTGTCGGTGTTCCCGAGCGGTACGACGCGCTCCAGCGCCTCGAACCTGAACGTCACGGCCGGCCTGACGATCCCCAACCTGGTGGTCGTCCCGGTGGTGGACGGCAAGGTCAGCTTCTACAACAACTCCGGTTCCGTGGATCTCATCGCGGACATCACGGGGTACTTCAGCTAG
- the rplP gene encoding 50S ribosomal protein L16, with translation MLIPRRVKHRKQHHPKRSGMAKGGTEVTFGEYGIQALTPAYVTNRQIEAARIAMTRHIKRGGKVWINIYPDRPLTKKPAETRMGSGKGSPEWWIANVHPGRVMFELSYPNEKIAREALTRAAHKLPMKCRIVRREAGES, from the coding sequence ATGCTGATCCCTCGTAGGGTCAAGCACCGCAAGCAGCACCACCCGAAGCGCAGCGGTATGGCCAAGGGCGGTACTGAGGTCACGTTCGGCGAGTACGGCATCCAGGCGCTGACCCCGGCGTACGTGACGAACCGCCAGATCGAGGCGGCTCGTATTGCGATGACCCGCCACATCAAGCGTGGCGGCAAGGTCTGGATCAACATCTACCCGGACCGCCCGCTGACGAAGAAGCCGGCCGAAACCCGCATGGGTTCCGGTAAGGGTTCTCCCGAGTGGTGGATCGCCAACGTGCACCCGGGCCGGGTCATGTTCGAGCTGTCCTACCCGAACGAGAAGATTGCTCGTGAGGCGCTCACCCGCGCTGCTCACAAGCTTCCGATGAAGTGCCGGATTGTTCGGCGCGAGGCAGGTGAGTCGTGA